In the Arachis ipaensis cultivar K30076 chromosome B10, Araip1.1, whole genome shotgun sequence genome, one interval contains:
- the LOC107620680 gene encoding uncharacterized protein LOC107620680: protein MDFTKAGIARKLQLEELECLRMEAYENARIYKEKTKAFHDHHICKKDFQEGDEVLLYNSRLRFMPGKLRSRWDGPFRVKEVNPYGVVQLFYPQSGATFKVNGHRVKKYHGYKSPREVEVFLLEDAPVGGEA from the coding sequence ATGGATTTCACCAAGGCGGGTATAGCCAGGAAATTGCAACTAGAGGAACTTGAATGTCTTAGGATggaggcatatgagaatgcaCGGATCTACAAAGAGAAAACTAAGGCATTCCATGATCACCATATCTGCAAGAAAGATTTTCAAGAGGGTGACGAAGTTCTTCTTTACAACTCAAGACTTAGATTCATGCCCGGAAAGCTCCGGTCAAGATGGGATGGTCCCTTTAGAGTAAAGGAGGTGAATCCATATGGTGTGGTCCAATTATTCTACCCTCAAAGTGGTGCAACATTCAAAGTGAATGGCCATAGAGTAAAGAAGTATCATGGCTACAAGTCACCAAGGGAAGTGGAGGTGTTCCTACTTGAGGATGCACCTGTAGGAGGAGAAGCTTAA